A single region of the Anaerolineales bacterium genome encodes:
- the gcvPA gene encoding aminomethyl-transferring glycine dehydrogenase subunit GcvPA, translating into MAYIPHTEADRAAMLARIGITRLEDLFDAVPEGQRFPALDIPHPKSEMETLWELQGLAGANASAASHAMFLGAGAYNHYSPSAVNHMLLRGEFYTAYTPYQPEVSQGTLQAIFEWQSMIAALTGMDVANASHYDGATALAEAVTMAIQHGKGKRHKVILSPNVHPQYRAVARTYHQGTGVRFVGDKGLATLEDLEDMIDDSTALFVVQYPNFLGQIEDFKGLAEKVHKVGALLCIVTYPIALGLLTPPGAFGADIVVGEGQSLGIPLSFGGPYVGFFATRTEYVRKIAGRIVGETVDGDGRKAYVMTLRPREQDIRREKATSNICTNQGLMALAGCIYLALMGKHGVRRVAELCYHKAHYAAERIAALEGYNVNMRYPFFNEFVVTCPKPISHVNQFLYDEYAILGGYDLGAEYPDRAGQMLIAVTETNTKAEIDDLIEGLRRVAESAKV; encoded by the coding sequence ATGGCATACATTCCCCACACCGAGGCAGACCGTGCGGCAATGCTGGCACGGATCGGCATTACCCGCCTCGAAGATTTATTTGACGCCGTGCCGGAAGGTCAGCGTTTTCCGGCGCTGGACATCCCCCACCCCAAAAGCGAGATGGAAACCCTCTGGGAACTGCAAGGCTTAGCCGGAGCGAACGCCTCTGCCGCCTCCCATGCCATGTTCTTGGGTGCTGGCGCGTATAACCATTACTCGCCAAGCGCGGTGAACCACATGCTGTTACGTGGCGAGTTCTATACGGCATACACGCCCTACCAACCAGAGGTTTCGCAAGGAACTCTCCAAGCGATCTTTGAATGGCAGAGCATGATTGCCGCGCTCACCGGCATGGATGTGGCAAACGCCAGCCACTACGACGGCGCAACGGCGCTGGCGGAGGCAGTGACTATGGCGATCCAGCACGGCAAAGGCAAACGCCACAAGGTCATCCTCAGCCCGAACGTTCACCCCCAATACCGCGCCGTCGCCCGTACCTATCATCAAGGGACAGGCGTTCGCTTTGTGGGGGATAAGGGCTTGGCAACCCTTGAAGACCTTGAAGACATGATTGACGATTCAACCGCGCTCTTTGTTGTCCAATACCCCAACTTCTTGGGTCAGATCGAAGATTTCAAGGGCTTGGCAGAGAAAGTTCACAAGGTCGGGGCGCTGCTGTGCATCGTCACCTACCCTATCGCCCTCGGCTTGCTCACCCCCCCTGGGGCATTCGGGGCAGATATTGTTGTGGGCGAGGGGCAAAGTTTGGGTATCCCGCTCAGCTTTGGCGGTCCCTATGTGGGCTTCTTCGCCACCCGCACCGAATATGTCCGCAAAATTGCCGGACGGATCGTTGGCGAGACGGTGGATGGCGACGGGCGCAAGGCATACGTCATGACGCTCCGCCCCCGCGAACAAGACATTCGTCGTGAAAAGGCGACGAGCAATATTTGCACCAATCAGGGGTTGATGGCGCTGGCGGGCTGTATTTACCTTGCTCTTATGGGCAAGCACGGTGTCCGCCGTGTGGCAGAACTGTGCTACCACAAGGCGCATTACGCCGCCGAACGGATTGCCGCTCTGGAAGGGTACAACGTGAACATGCGCTACCCCTTCTTCAACGAATTCGTTGTCACCTGCCCGAAACCCATCAGCCATGTGAACCAGTTTCTCTATGACGAGTACGCCATCCTCGGCGGCTATGATTTGGGGGCGGAATACCCTGACCGTGCCGGACAAATGCTCATCGCGGTGACAGAGACAAACACAAAGGCTGAAATTGACGACCTGATCGAAGGCTTACGCCGTGTGGCGGAGTCGGCAAAGGTGTAA
- the gcvH gene encoding glycine cleavage system protein GcvH: protein MSTFKTPAECKYAKSDEWVRLDGEEAVFGVSDYAQDALSDIVFVELPAVGAVLKAGESFGTIESVKAASDLNAPISGVVTAVNSSLEDAPEKVNSDPFGEAWLVRIKPNNLSELDALMSADAYAAYCDERG from the coding sequence ATGAGTACGTTCAAAACGCCCGCCGAATGTAAGTACGCTAAATCTGATGAGTGGGTACGCCTTGATGGTGAGGAGGCAGTTTTTGGCGTCAGCGATTACGCCCAAGACGCCCTCTCCGATATTGTCTTTGTCGAACTCCCTGCTGTTGGGGCAGTTCTGAAGGCGGGTGAGAGTTTCGGCACGATTGAAAGCGTGAAAGCAGCTTCCGACCTAAATGCGCCGATCAGCGGCGTTGTCACCGCCGTCAACAGCAGCCTTGAAGATGCCCCGGAAAAGGTGAATAGTGATCCCTTTGGCGAGGCATGGCTCGTCCGCATCAAGCCCAATAATCTTTCCGAATTAGATGCTTTAATGAGCGCTGACGCCTACGCCGCCTATTGCGACGAGCGCGGCTAA
- a CDS encoding pilus assembly protein, whose product MLYLPREEGQGLVEYALILVLVAIVVIIILALLGPAIANVFSNIVRVL is encoded by the coding sequence ATGTTGTATCTACCGCGTGAAGAAGGTCAGGGTTTGGTTGAATACGCTCTTATCTTGGTGTTGGTCGCCATCGTTGTGATCATCATCTTGGCGTTGTTGGGACCGGCGATTGCCAACGTCTTCTCCAACATCGTGCGCGTTCTCTAA
- the prfA gene encoding peptide chain release factor 1: MFDKLRGIAARFEELERLLAAGAPDGDYSKVVALAQERAELDPIITVYRAYQQVMHQHDDAHALLEGETDPELRLMAEQEIKDLEPTIADLEAQLKALLLPKDPRDDKNVILEVRAGTGGDEAGLFAADLFRMYTRYADGRRWKVEILSESESGIGGYSNVVASISGKGAYSRFKYESGVHRVQRVPQTESQGRIHTSTATVAVMAEVGEVDIQINPTEIEVETYKSSGAGGQNVQKNETAIRIFHKPTGLIVTCQDERSQLQNRLRAMSILRARLYEMEIERRKMEEDSTRRNQIGSGDRSEKIRTYNYPQNRITDHRIGMTVYNLPAVMEGDLDGFIDELATRAQSEKLGAGAALPTTADDD; the protein is encoded by the coding sequence ATGTTCGATAAATTGCGCGGAATAGCCGCCCGCTTTGAGGAACTTGAGCGGCTTTTGGCGGCGGGCGCTCCTGATGGTGATTACAGCAAAGTGGTTGCCCTTGCCCAAGAACGCGCTGAGCTTGACCCCATTATCACCGTCTACCGCGCCTATCAACAGGTCATGCATCAACATGATGACGCCCACGCCCTCCTTGAAGGGGAAACCGACCCCGAACTACGCCTTATGGCAGAGCAGGAAATTAAGGACTTAGAGCCGACCATTGCCGATTTAGAGGCACAGCTTAAGGCACTTCTTCTTCCCAAAGACCCCCGCGACGACAAAAACGTGATCCTCGAAGTTCGCGCCGGTACAGGTGGTGACGAGGCGGGCTTGTTTGCCGCCGATCTCTTTCGGATGTACACCCGCTATGCCGATGGGCGGCGCTGGAAGGTCGAAATTCTCAGCGAGAGCGAATCGGGCATTGGCGGCTATAGCAATGTGGTTGCCTCCATTTCCGGCAAAGGGGCGTATTCTCGTTTTAAATATGAGAGCGGTGTCCATCGCGTTCAGCGCGTCCCCCAGACGGAAAGCCAGGGACGCATCCATACCTCTACGGCGACGGTGGCGGTCATGGCCGAAGTGGGCGAGGTCGATATTCAGATCAACCCCACCGAGATTGAAGTAGAAACCTACAAATCCAGTGGCGCTGGCGGGCAGAACGTTCAGAAAAACGAGACGGCAATCCGTATTTTTCACAAGCCAACGGGCTTGATCGTCACCTGTCAAGATGAGCGCAGCCAACTCCAAAACCGCCTTCGCGCCATGAGCATTCTTCGCGCCCGTCTCTATGAGATGGAGATTGAACGGCGCAAGATGGAGGAGGATTCGACCCGCCGCAACCAGATCGGCAGCGGAGATCGGAGCGAGAAAATTCGCACCTACAACTACCCGCAAAACCGCATTACCGATCACCGTATCGGGATGACCGTCTACAACCTTCCCGCCGTGATGGAAGGTGATTTGGATGGCTTCATTGATGAACTTGCCACCCGTGCGCAATCGGAGAAATTAGGGGCGGGGGCAGCCCTCCCCACAACCGCCGACGACGATTAG
- a CDS encoding roadblock/LC7 domain-containing protein — MTRTRNDQLVEKLRDLQASSADVEAAAIVSVDGLSIASVMPADYDEDRVSAMSAAMLSLGERITGELGRGNLDTVYVKGQYGYVILMSVGDEAVLTVLAREQAKLGLIFLDMSRAVKELTKLV; from the coding sequence TTGACTAGGACACGAAACGATCAACTTGTTGAAAAGTTGCGCGATTTACAAGCGAGTTCGGCAGACGTAGAGGCAGCCGCTATCGTGAGTGTAGATGGCTTGAGTATAGCCTCTGTCATGCCTGCTGATTATGATGAAGACCGTGTGTCGGCAATGTCAGCGGCGATGCTCTCCCTCGGTGAACGGATCACCGGCGAACTCGGACGCGGCAACCTTGACACGGTGTATGTGAAGGGGCAATATGGCTATGTCATCCTTATGTCGGTGGGGGACGAAGCCGTGTTGACTGTTTTGGCGCGGGAACAGGCGAAACTGGGGTTAATTTTCCTTGATATGAGCCGCGCCGTAAAAGAATTGACGAAGCTGGTGTAG
- a CDS encoding 4-vinyl reductase produces MAEKVRELSGLYYPNKIARIFLAAMEDVMGKNGLNAILNLAGLQKYIDNFPPDNLEREFDFSDFTSLQIALEDMYGPRGGRGLALRAGRACFAQGLKNFGALAGAGDLAFKVLPLSAKLKMGLPAMASIFTNFSDQISVVEEHDDHFAYIIKKCPLCWQRTSDKPVGHAAVGLLQEGLRWVSGGLEFRVVETDCKAKGDENGVFVVYKEPIG; encoded by the coding sequence GTGGCTGAAAAAGTGCGGGAACTGAGCGGGTTGTATTACCCCAACAAAATCGCCCGTATCTTCCTTGCGGCGATGGAAGATGTGATGGGGAAAAACGGGCTAAATGCAATTCTGAACCTCGCCGGGTTACAGAAATACATTGATAATTTCCCGCCAGATAATCTGGAGCGGGAGTTTGACTTCTCGGATTTCACCTCACTCCAAATTGCCCTGGAAGATATGTACGGTCCGCGTGGCGGGCGTGGCTTGGCACTGCGGGCGGGGCGGGCGTGTTTTGCCCAGGGGTTGAAAAACTTCGGCGCCTTGGCCGGCGCGGGCGACCTTGCCTTTAAGGTGCTGCCGCTCTCGGCAAAGCTGAAGATGGGCTTGCCAGCGATGGCATCAATCTTCACAAACTTCAGCGATCAAATTTCGGTGGTTGAAGAACACGACGATCATTTTGCCTACATCATCAAGAAATGCCCGCTGTGCTGGCAGCGCACCTCGGATAAGCCGGTGGGTCATGCGGCGGTGGGGCTGCTCCAAGAAGGCTTGCGGTGGGTGAGCGGTGGACTGGAATTCCGCGTCGTGGAAACCGATTGCAAAGCAAAGGGCGATGAAAACGGCGTCTTTGTTGTGTACAAAGAACCAATCGGGTAA
- a CDS encoding response regulator, translated as MTDKAQIIIVEDDPDLSEMLNNYFRVQGYDVLTAAWGEDAVRLTRENTPSLVMLDIRLPDIDGYEVCRRIRTNRRTQDVPVIFLTEKRDRVDKLMGLELGVVDYITKPFDIQELRLRVRNVLRRAEQSTMINPVTNTPEGSLVSERINQVIAAGTPWGALALGIEGLDQFREMYGFVNSDDVLRAVTLMMNNAIREIGSDTDFLGHLAPTEFIILTDPSKIAPIRERVEMRIKQSMEYFYPLKDREKARQAMSQGHLRLIVSEVRSTEDDLGSLEALKEALKKGQRTAN; from the coding sequence GTGACGGACAAAGCGCAAATCATCATCGTCGAAGATGATCCCGATCTCTCGGAGATGTTGAACAACTATTTCCGGGTACAGGGCTATGATGTCCTCACCGCAGCGTGGGGCGAAGACGCCGTGAGGTTAACCCGCGAAAACACACCAAGCCTTGTAATGCTTGATATTCGCCTGCCCGATATTGATGGTTACGAAGTCTGTCGGCGCATCCGCACCAACCGCCGAACGCAAGATGTCCCCGTTATTTTTCTGACCGAAAAGCGGGATCGCGTTGATAAACTGATGGGCTTGGAATTGGGCGTCGTTGATTACATCACGAAGCCCTTTGACATTCAGGAACTGCGCTTGCGCGTGCGTAATGTCCTTCGACGGGCAGAGCAATCAACCATGATCAATCCGGTGACGAACACCCCTGAAGGGTCGCTCGTCAGCGAACGGATCAACCAAGTGATTGCGGCTGGAACGCCCTGGGGGGCTTTGGCGCTTGGCATTGAGGGGTTAGATCAATTCCGCGAGATGTACGGCTTTGTCAACTCCGATGATGTCTTGCGGGCAGTCACCCTGATGATGAACAACGCTATCCGTGAGATAGGCAGCGATACCGATTTCCTCGGACACCTTGCCCCAACAGAGTTCATCATCCTCACCGACCCCTCGAAAATCGCCCCCATCCGCGAACGGGTTGAAATGCGCATCAAGCAGTCGATGGAGTATTTTTATCCCTTGAAAGATCGCGAAAAGGCGCGTCAGGCGATGTCGCAGGGGCATTTGCGCTTGATCGTTTCCGAAGTGCGATCTACAGAAGACGACCTTGGCTCTCTGGAGGCGCTCAAAGAGGCACTCAAGAAAGGGCAGCGGACGGCAAACTGA
- the serS gene encoding serine--tRNA ligase, producing MIDLALIREKPDWVKAHIARRHDETALARIDPLLELDKLRRTLIQQAEAMQAERKKLNAAIGRFRGNKTLLPGAAGAAASRAAMLIAARDYSAALDLLSNPPTTGEGDKEGGLSALSDALRVMGEAVEGLNSQLEKIDHDLHDHLQWLPNFLDDAVPEGVTSDDNVIHPAEGTPRTFDFTPKPHWEIGPALDIIDFERGVKLSGTRFYILKGMGARLQRALLNYFLDFHGGRGFTEFYLPYLVKEDMLYGAGQFPKFKNEVYTDQDAGLYLLPTAEIGLTNVHRDEVLEAAQLPLRYMANTPCWRREATSAGRDVRGIKRVHQFQKVEMYTLCTPEESAAEHERIINAASDLCRSLGIPFRKVELCGGDMGFAMSRTIDLEMWAPGCNEWLEVSSCSNAKAYQARRSALKYRPTPGGKSEYLHTLNGSGLAAPRVIIAILENYQQADGSVVVPDVLRPYLGGLEVIRPEGS from the coding sequence ATGATAGACCTTGCCCTGATCCGCGAAAAACCTGATTGGGTGAAGGCGCACATCGCCCGCCGTCATGATGAGACGGCACTCGCCCGCATCGATCCCCTGCTTGAACTTGATAAACTCCGCCGGACGCTCATTCAGCAGGCGGAAGCCATGCAAGCAGAACGCAAAAAGCTGAATGCCGCGATTGGGCGGTTTCGAGGGAACAAAACCTTATTGCCGGGCGCAGCGGGGGCGGCTGCCAGCCGTGCAGCGATGCTCATTGCAGCGCGGGATTACAGCGCCGCCCTTGACCTGCTGAGCAACCCACCCACAACGGGCGAAGGCGACAAAGAAGGCGGGCTGAGCGCCCTCTCGGATGCGCTGCGCGTTATGGGAGAGGCGGTAGAGGGCTTGAACAGCCAATTGGAGAAGATCGACCACGATCTTCATGATCACCTCCAATGGCTGCCCAACTTTCTGGATGATGCTGTGCCAGAAGGGGTGACCAGTGATGATAACGTGATTCACCCTGCGGAAGGGACACCTCGCACGTTCGATTTCACGCCGAAACCCCATTGGGAAATTGGTCCTGCCCTCGACATCATTGACTTTGAGCGGGGCGTCAAACTGAGCGGGACGCGCTTTTATATCCTAAAAGGGATGGGCGCCCGGCTGCAACGGGCGCTGTTGAACTACTTCCTTGATTTTCACGGAGGGCGGGGGTTCACCGAGTTTTACCTGCCCTACCTCGTCAAAGAAGACATGCTCTATGGGGCGGGGCAGTTCCCGAAGTTCAAAAACGAGGTCTATACCGATCAAGACGCCGGGTTGTACCTTCTGCCGACGGCAGAGATCGGTTTGACAAATGTCCACCGCGATGAGGTGTTGGAGGCGGCTCAACTCCCCCTGCGTTATATGGCGAACACTCCTTGTTGGCGACGAGAGGCGACCAGTGCTGGTCGTGACGTGCGCGGAATCAAGCGCGTCCACCAATTTCAAAAGGTGGAGATGTACACGCTCTGTACGCCAGAGGAAAGCGCCGCCGAACACGAACGAATCATCAATGCGGCAAGTGATTTGTGCCGCTCTTTGGGGATTCCCTTCCGCAAAGTGGAACTCTGCGGGGGCGATATGGGCTTTGCCATGTCGCGGACGATTGATCTTGAGATGTGGGCGCCTGGCTGCAATGAATGGCTAGAAGTAAGCTCGTGTTCCAATGCGAAAGCCTATCAAGCGCGGCGCAGCGCCTTGAAATATCGCCCCACACCGGGGGGGAAGTCGGAATACCTCCATACCCTGAATGGGTCGGGGTTGGCTGCCCCCCGTGTGATCATCGCTATTTTGGAAAATTACCAACAGGCGGATGGTTCTGTCGTTGTGCCAGATGTGCTGCGCCCTTATCTCGGCGGTTTAGAGGTGATCCGTCCAGAGGGATCATAA
- a CDS encoding ScyD/ScyE family protein, with protein sequence MYRKHLISSMKLSLILFLLAAALSSPLRPTAAQDAPPLPGTVVLSDLVSPRGLAFADDGTLVVTDAGNGGDTEISVPSFEDPTVMMSIAAGLTGRILALSTAGEVLPVLSALPSYATPQETLGVYRAIPKGDSMWILYNWTGPGTYWGASVVEMDMNTLEPKHVINLSAFEQANNPDGNLPESNPSDLAWGADGTLYITDARANSLLSWTAEKGLAVVAAWADNSVPTAVEVAANGDLYVGFFGSGQAPGVAKIERWSGGKLAETFGGLDGVTDILLDGDTLYAVQLFTIGAEGPGAGNVVKVDATGATIVADGLPAPFALAKSPDGAFYVTFGAIPLGPGIVGGVLKLDNMP encoded by the coding sequence ATGTACAGGAAACACCTCATTTCTTCCATGAAACTTAGCCTAATCCTTTTTCTTTTGGCAGCGGCACTCTCTAGCCCCCTTCGTCCCACCGCCGCACAAGACGCCCCCCCTCTCCCCGGCACCGTGGTACTCAGCGATCTTGTTTCTCCGCGTGGGCTTGCCTTTGCTGATGATGGGACGCTCGTTGTGACGGATGCCGGAAATGGTGGCGACACCGAAATTAGCGTTCCCAGTTTTGAAGACCCAACGGTGATGATGAGCATTGCTGCCGGATTGACCGGGCGCATCCTTGCCCTTAGCACAGCGGGCGAGGTTCTCCCTGTCTTATCCGCACTGCCTAGCTACGCCACACCGCAAGAAACGCTTGGAGTCTATCGCGCCATCCCAAAGGGCGATTCAATGTGGATACTCTACAATTGGACGGGACCCGGCACGTATTGGGGCGCGTCTGTTGTAGAAATGGATATGAACACGCTTGAGCCAAAGCATGTGATTAACCTCTCTGCCTTTGAACAAGCAAACAACCCCGATGGGAATTTGCCGGAAAGCAATCCCAGTGACCTTGCTTGGGGTGCGGATGGAACGCTCTATATTACCGATGCGCGGGCGAATTCGCTTCTCTCGTGGACGGCAGAAAAAGGCTTGGCGGTGGTCGCTGCATGGGCCGATAACTCTGTCCCAACGGCTGTGGAAGTTGCGGCGAATGGCGATCTCTATGTTGGGTTCTTTGGATCGGGGCAAGCCCCGGGCGTCGCAAAGATCGAACGTTGGTCAGGTGGGAAACTAGCTGAGACGTTTGGCGGACTTGACGGTGTGACCGACATACTGCTTGATGGGGATACCCTTTATGCTGTTCAGTTGTTCACCATTGGCGCGGAAGGTCCCGGCGCGGGGAATGTGGTGAAAGTGGACGCCACAGGGGCTACGATTGTTGCCGATGGGCTGCCTGCACCGTTTGCTTTAGCGAAATCTCCCGATGGCGCCTTTTATGTCACATTTGGGGCAATCCCACTTGGACCGGGCATTGTTGGCGGTGTGCTAAAGCTGGACAATATGCCCTAG
- a CDS encoding M23 family metallopeptidase codes for MRLRWIVFALLFIFYVGSVPAAAEDPVGATVATHYTFSRPLPASAKQIPEYLYPYGWNRGGTLLTHHGADIVNPRGTPVLAVGEGTVYYAGGDAERIFGTKGNFYGNVIVIEHDFDAPEGGKVYTLYGHLNTIDVEGGTRVAAGQQIGTVGAKGVALGSHLHLEVRVGNPDDYNAVRNPMLWLQPLQGSGTLIARMVNADGTLATGIRVTITTEDSVRPTFTYIEGFSQVDPAYNENLVLSDLPAGCYRLRVRGRYDAVFCIQAGEATFVEAVLN; via the coding sequence ATGCGCTTACGCTGGATTGTGTTTGCACTACTGTTTATTTTCTATGTCGGAAGTGTGCCAGCGGCAGCCGAAGACCCTGTAGGGGCGACGGTAGCCACCCATTACACGTTCAGCCGACCCCTGCCCGCCTCTGCCAAACAAATTCCCGAATACCTTTACCCCTATGGATGGAATCGCGGCGGGACGCTGCTAACCCATCACGGAGCCGATATTGTCAACCCGCGTGGGACACCCGTCCTCGCCGTTGGGGAGGGGACGGTTTACTATGCAGGCGGGGACGCGGAGCGAATTTTCGGCACAAAGGGCAACTTTTACGGGAACGTGATCGTCATTGAGCATGATTTTGATGCGCCAGAGGGCGGCAAAGTCTATACCCTGTATGGACACCTGAACACGATTGATGTAGAGGGAGGCACGCGGGTGGCAGCGGGGCAGCAAATTGGGACGGTGGGCGCAAAAGGCGTGGCGCTTGGCAGCCATCTTCACCTTGAAGTGCGCGTGGGGAACCCCGATGATTACAATGCCGTGCGTAACCCGATGTTGTGGCTACAGCCCTTGCAAGGTTCAGGGACGTTGATCGCCCGAATGGTGAATGCCGATGGCACCCTTGCCACTGGCATACGGGTGACAATCACTACAGAGGACAGTGTACGCCCCACCTTTACCTATATTGAAGGCTTCAGTCAGGTCGATCCTGCCTATAACGAAAACCTTGTCCTAAGCGACCTTCCGGCGGGTTGTTATCGCCTTCGTGTCCGAGGGCGCTATGATGCTGTGTTCTGTATTCAGGCAGGCGAGGCAACCTTTGTTGAGGCGGTGTTGAACTAA
- the rimM gene encoding 16S rRNA processing protein RimM, whose amino-acid sequence MLPPANDSPSPSYLIIGRVSRPHGVRGDLRVLALTPEPERLREIETVFVGRDPDNQTALTAYTITRARPDTKNEWLLHLVGIDTRDDAERFRGCYLFLPLSEAVPLAEDEVYLFQIIGAEVRTESGEVIGHLADYMETGAHGIYVVRGERYGEVLIPDVEGFIRDIRPTEKIMIVRLLPGLLPTDPDDPDETA is encoded by the coding sequence GTGCTTCCTCCAGCAAACGATTCCCCCTCACCTTCCTATCTCATCATTGGGCGGGTCTCCCGTCCGCATGGTGTGCGCGGCGATCTGCGTGTGCTTGCCCTCACGCCGGAGCCAGAACGCCTCCGCGAGATAGAAACAGTATTCGTCGGGCGTGACCCTGACAATCAGACGGCGCTCACCGCCTATACGATCACCCGCGCTCGCCCCGATACAAAAAACGAATGGCTGCTTCATCTTGTCGGAATCGACACCCGCGATGATGCCGAACGCTTTCGGGGGTGTTACCTTTTCCTTCCCCTCAGCGAAGCAGTCCCTTTAGCTGAGGATGAGGTTTATCTCTTTCAAATCATTGGGGCGGAGGTGCGCACCGAATCCGGCGAGGTTATCGGACATCTTGCCGATTACATGGAAACAGGCGCACACGGGATTTACGTCGTGCGTGGCGAGCGCTACGGCGAGGTCTTAATTCCCGATGTGGAAGGGTTTATCCGCGATATTCGCCCCACCGAAAAAATCATGATTGTGCGCTTGCTGCCCGGGCTGCTGCCCACCGATCCTGATGATCCCGACGAGACAGCTTAA